The Thamnophis elegans isolate rThaEle1 chromosome Z, rThaEle1.pri, whole genome shotgun sequence DNA window TGGCTCAAATAAGGACGCACCTTATAAGCTTGCATGAGCATATGGATGGCTCCAGGTGCCCCATGACACCAATGCACCAACCTGTCAGTTTCATTGCTTAAGGATGAGGGATAATTCCCAGATCGGAATTTTTTATGCCGCACATAGTCAATGCTTGGTTTCAAAAGTTCCATCAATGTCTCCCGTTCAACATTAGCTGCTGGCTGCAAAAgtaagtaagatttttttttcacccaGTAAAGAATACGTTGTCATAAAAATGAAATCTTTTGATCACACAATTTGATGAACCTATATCCATGATGAAGATTTGGAAAACAAATGCCCTAATTTATCTAAATTTCCCTTTGCTCACTATGTATTGCTTTGTGTATTACAAGAATTTTAAcaatattaacaatacaattCACTTAGCTTTCTGTGAAAAGTAGAATAATAACTTGTTCATATATACCAAGAGGGATATTAGCTTTCCTACATATTTGGTGTTTCCATATTTTGCAATAGTAAAATACTTGAAGACAAATGATTTTGGCTTGCACATTAAACTAGGATAGCAAGGTTACTATGCACAAATTCCATATGCAACAATATATATTTGCTGTGAAATAGCTCTATAAATCTTTGAAATCTGTATTCAAGGGCCACAATACATAATCAAGATGTGCATGAACGGGACTTCATTTGGAAGCCACAAATTAGGATTCTGGGTTTGCATATATGCTACTACTTATACGACCAAGTCATCGCTTCCTCCTCTTTCTATAATATCTTAAGCTTTTATATCTCATAATGTGGATTACCTTCACAGATGTACATTTGGGATCCAACCACAATGTGTTCATCTTTTGTTTCCACCCCACTGTCTGGAGCCAATGTGGACaccttttcccttttcttaacAGCCCAGCTTATATCAATACTTGGCCAATGGCAAAATGCAAAAGCAGCAGTTCAAGAACGACTTTGCTCTATGGAGGCAATTGATGGCAAATATTTCATTTCAGCCAGGGCTTCTCTTTGTATTGTTTTAGAGCTACTTTAAACTCTTGGCCTCATCAAGAAATAGATTAATAGAAATAGCAAAAGTGTATTGAGTGCAGGATCAGAGTATTGGAGAGGCAGTGTTCATTCTAGAACTCAGGGCCAAGCCTGAGCTGTCCTCCAAAATTAAGTAATCATCTTGCTCACTGTTTATAATGGTTCTGAACAGGAATAAATGGCTTTTCCCACAATGTTGAGAAACTGCCAGTCACTATTGAATAGCTTCCCTTCCCAAACAAGGATTCCCCAATAAAAGCTCTGTACTCTCCCAGtagagcagtgacgtgcggtgaggtttatggctggtgaggcactgacatagtggtaggtttcaaaattttttagacttgtgtacttcaactcccagaattccacagccaggcatgctcagttctgatttaaagcgatagcatgatttttctcctttgtgaaagaagtttccttctttctttttcttctccctccccctccttcctccctccctctctccccccccctctctcaaacagacacacagacacacagaaagagaagttggattggactatctctcctacctccttccctctctcactcattctttctcaaacaaacacaaaaacagaagttggattggatatattttccaatggcttaaaagcagctcctctgccaccccccctcccccattcccctgctgccttccccaaacacctccaccattgcaaatgcagcctgctgtctgggtgggaaatgcctgaaacgcAATAACACCCAcacactcacctcctgcttgcaggctggggtgagagaagaggcagagaagctggaggggagccAATCTGAACCTTCCGAAAGAAAGAgtctgggggaaagtgtgtgtgctccagcatggttctttgcctggcttcctgcctcctcctatggtCTCCTCAGTGTTCACTTGTGCTCTCCGtcctcaagtgtagtttgattgcaggcagagccacattgccttttcaaacttgtaatcagtgaagctgggcttatatagttttatccagatgtgtgtgtgtgtgtgtgtgtgtgtgtgtgtgtgtgtgtgtgtgtgtatgtgtgtataaatgGATTGGGGCCTGAGGAGGAAGTCACTACACTTGGAGAGAGAGAGCACCAgcaaggagaccacaggaggaggcaggaaaccaggcaaagagccatgctggagcacacacactttcccccagccccggaaggatccagcccagcttcactgattacaggtttgaaaaggcaacgtggctctgcctgcaatcaaactacacttggggagggagagcaaaagCGAGCCAAGGTCCTTCCcttcagcctttgcccaaagccccgcatagcatcaggaggatgaagtttgaattccttcccctccctccgacccacacatactttttccagctgtttcagaggacTTCAACTGTGCTCTTTCCTCGTGTCCTCTAAAGAAGCCCCACCCAAACGAGCgctctctactatgaggcaggagaactgtgtgcctcacCTACCTTTggactttttaggcttttaacccttgcttaactctgctccagcgatcataaaatgcctaaaaggTCAGACTACATGAGGCATGCAGTTTTCCTGCCTCATGATAGAGGgccctttttagaggcttttttaaacagttaagcagccTCATTCACAGTgaagcagcaactagctcagcctaacctcagctctcgcctttttccttttacatttttttcttttcatgatgtcagtggtgaggctgtgcttcccctgcctcacctgactgcacgttcCTGCAGTGGAGCAATATTTCAAGGTGGAATTAAAGAATTCCTTTTAGTATAGTCTGAAAAGCAGACAGCTGCAGACAAAAAGTGACCTTTATAGAATTAGATGAACAAAAAACAAATACATGGAACAGTTGGAACATCCTGAAATCCTTGGTGCTGAGGTTGGTTTGCTTAAGAACTTTCATTCAACTAGGAAGCATCATTTGTGCTAGTGAGTATAACATTTACTCCCTCAGTAGCTTATTCTGCCAGTGTTGGTAATTTTGTGATAGGCTATTGTTCTCTGCTTGATTATTGGTCTGGCATTAATCGGCCATTATTTTGTGTATATTGCTGCAAAGGATAttgtatttttctgttttcttcttagcATTCTATTGGCTCTTTTGAATGATGTGTAAATGTAGCTTATCTCTACATTCATTGATAGCTGATTTGTCTAATTGCCATGCTTCAGGAATTCTCTACTATTCTTGGATTTAGTTTGGTCTTTGATATTCACAGTGACCCAGTTGAAATTGTGATTTGAGTCTGTCtatgtgttgtgagattaagTACTTTTCTTGTCTTCTAACTGCTACTTGGTGTTCATGAATgtgctctgctagtcttctgcttGGCTGCCATACATAGTGCTTGTTACAGTccttattctatattttatttattttatagataattcttgtgggttttttcttttcttctactgTTAGGacttttggtttacttaagatgGTCTGGACGGTCCTCCAATTttggattaacaccagacaaaaaaatcacacagaaaaACAATATGCTAATCAAGGAACAACCAAGAAGaaaagcattgatgatgttacgtagttgggtaatgaaatatctaaaCTGGGAGCAAACAACCATGCTCAAAGAACCCCAAGCACTCAACTGTTCTGAGCTACAGGTATTCTCTTCTATTCAAACATGGAACATCACCTGCATAAGCATGTAGTAAATCCCAGCCACACCATGGGCTGCACCCACATACTGTTTCCGGTGCCACTGGTACAGCAATGGGCACCGCTCAGTCTTTCGTTCTTCTCTGGAAAAGTTTTTCCCTGATTCAATGATGGATTCCACAACCTTATGCAGACAGAGGAGGAAAAATACCAATCTAATAGTacatcttttaatttaattattatttccccTAAGCAATGCAAATATATTCCTGCAGTGCTTGTCTTTTCTAAGAGGCTCCTTGGATACAAAGGAATCAATTCTACTCTGAGATAGCCCCTAAGATTTCCTAAGCTATCATGTCATTTTTTCTATATAATGCAATATTTTATCACCCACAAAATCACTTTTATTAGCAAGCTAGAGGGGATACTAAAATATCTACGTTTGTTGGAATAATGATACATTACCTATTCGGACAGCACTCTTGCTATCACTAATTTCCTTCATTTCTAGACTATTTCAGAACCCCTGAATTATTTATCTTGTTATTACTAGTTTTTATAAGTTTTCAACAAGGCTAGATGCTGGAAAACAAGACTTATTCATCTTTGGTTAAGACACCCCCTACCCCGGGACCTTTTGGTTTATATTCTATAATTTTCTGAAAACTAAGCATTCTTCTTTCCTGCTCTTGAATGCTGATATCAAGTTATTGTTTTAACTTCACCATTACTTAATAGGGAGTATTTCCAGGTTTCAAAAGGCAATGTGGATGTTTTCATGAACCACATTATGTCCTTTGATACTGTGCACGCCCAAAATACACTGCAACAGAAAACCAGACACCCATTGtaccaaagaagaagaaagaaggtaaAGTGGGTTATAAAATAGAACAGAGCAAGAGGAAAGTCGTGACCCCAGGGACTAtatctgtctctttcttctgccttctTTGGGAGTACACAGGCATGTACAGCAATATCATGTGGGCATTGCTTTAGACGTTTGGAAATTCCAAACATTTAGAGGCAAAATAGAtactttaaagtaaaaaaaaatatcaatccaAAGTGGATGGCTATGAGAGATTTAGTGTCTTAGGTAAAcctaaaaaatgaaaaacaactcCCCTCCTGATTGCTTCTGGGCtggggttttaaaataaaacatttgggaaaaggcaaagaaagatTTGGATGAGTATGGCATAGTTCAGCACAATGAAACGGCTGAGGTGGGATATACAAAAAAGAAGATAGCAATTGCAAGAACTAAGCACTATGAACATCTAGAAATAGCCTCCTTTCCAAAGCAGATAATTCAAGTTGAACTCTGGAATatcagtgaaagaaagaaaaagtatacAAAAAGTATACAATTCAATTTAAGAGTCCATTTGAGGGAAATTGGTATTCTTTACATTTGAGTGTCTACAATATTAAAATTGAATTATGCAATTAGGCAAATGATATAAATTAATACAAATGTCAATTGTGTGATTATCCAAATGACATCAGGTTTTAGGAAAAGTGGTTTTTTATTCTTTGGAAAATGAAATCCCACATACAAAGATGACAAATCCTACATACAAAGACAGTTGAATAGTCTACACAATGAAGGTTTTATTGTATTTCCCTTACCTCTTTGATTACTGATTGTGGCACTGTCTCAGGATCAATTTCAGTATTCAGATAAAGCAAAGCATACAGGTAACCAGATCTTCCATAAAGCAACTCATCTGGAAGGTCAGAATCTGAAGCAAGGACTATTCTCTGGAGCTGCAAAAGTCTGTGCAAACCAGAATTGAGAAAACATGCAATGGAACTCTCATTCTTACATTAAATCTCAGATGTGATTATGGGGTGGGTTCTTGCAAATCTTCATTTGATTTCTATTCAGATTATGTAGGATATATGTCCTCCTAAAATGTCAAAGATAATGCAGCACATGTGAAAGTGGGAGGAGCTTCTGGAGTTGTTAAAAGCTCCGTCATAAATGCCCCTGGCAGCCAGATATTTTGGAAGGCAATTCTACAGATTCCAATCTCATTTATTTTTGATGAAGCATGTTTATAATCTCATCTTTATCACTCTTTGTTTATGTTACACAAAACTCCCCTTATTATTGGGACATGGAGAAGTTCCATGTGACAGAGAGATATTATTTGTAAAAGTATGGCAGAGATTAATCTTCCACCAGGCATGGATTAGCAGGCAACTGATTAAAATTCTAAATATAAACATCAATAGAAGAGTGGAATCCCTATGAGCCAATCAACTATCCAATGTAGAGGCAAGAAATAACATAAAGAATGCAAACATCAAACATTTGGTCTTTATGACTCTTCAATCATGACTGTTGTCAATTTCAAAGTAGCTGAATGACAGGAAGACTTTCCAAAAGCCTCAAGATTAGAATATTACTttccagaatatttttaaaaattataataaaaaaattaagagtgACACACAAAATTAAAATAGGTCATTATTTAGCATTGAAAAAAGGACACATGAGGACAAAAATGTTCTATCATCATTGACAGGGGGATTACTGGGAAATTACTGGGAAATTACTGGGACTGTTTGCCAGTAATCATCTGACTGAAACAATCCAAAAGGCAGTCTTTTACCAAGGAATACCAAGTTGATCTAGTCTTTTTGTCCTAGTCAATTTCACTCACTCACTTGGTCACACATTCCTTGGATTCACTATCATTTTTCATCTTGTGGTACACAACTGCTCCCACTGCCAAAGGTCCAGCATCACCACAAAGAAATGTAACTCTTCTTCCATTCAGATTACGTAGGATTCTCTTCACATAATCCAGGGATCTCTGTAGGTGAATTGGCTCCTTTGTCACACGATATAGCTGAAGATACAAGAGGGCTATGCCTGAAATTGCCACACAGAAAAATGGAAGACTTAGTTGGTGCTTTTCTCTACACCTTTGATCACATATCTGATATACTGCAGGCATCATTCAAGTACACATCTAAATCCAGTAGTTTAACACGTTAAGAGCAAGGCCTACCACTAAAGTATCACATGGCATAAAAACAATTCCTTACAGTTTtctatccttttttctcttctctcgaTAACTCTCTAGTGCTCTTCTTGTAAGAGAAAACTGTAAGTTGAATTTTGCTAAAAAAATTAAGAGAATTACCTGAATCAGTCTTGCAAAATATCTATATAACTGTTTCAATACTGATAAATTGTGGACTTTCATCACTCATATTACCACATTCTGGGCCAATTCCAAATTCTACATTATTTTCAAGTTCGACCCTATGTAGAGATGCAATTGTAGAAAGCCATACTTGATGTTACCCAGGATGTGTCACTCACATCATATCAATCTTCCCCAGAAAGGGATGCAATTGATTATTAGACAAAACTAATCAAAATCTCCCTTGTAGGGTTCCCAGATGAAAATAGGTTTCTTATGGGAAAGTTCAGTTTCATCCAGAAGATAGTTGACCACATATAAGAGCcttggtggtgtagtggttagaatgtagtattgcagccaaattctgctgattgctgactgccagcagtttggcagtttgattctcagcaactcaaggttaactcatccttccacctttccgaggttagtaaaatgagaacccagattgttgggggcgttatgttgactctgtaaaccacttagacacggctggaaagcattgtgaagcaatatataatctaagtgctattgctgtaatcACCAAGATCTTGGACTTGTTTTAATTTATCTTTAGACTGTTCTCCAGCATCAGAGTATTACAGACTAAAACATCTCCAAAGAAGCTCCTGAAATAGCCAATCTTGAACTTTGCAGTAGTTGTTTGATTGTTCAGAAAATAAGGATTGTACATCATAAATACTTGAAGGGAATACCAGGGCTGTAAAACTAGATCAAGAATGTGAAACTCGTGTCGTCACGTTGtggtcacgtgacatatcacaacttttcccctcttcactaaaatggggtgggcatggccagcatgtgatgcatgcAGCCTGCTGGCCCCTGCTCTAGATCAACATTTTTCAATTGGTGTAATTCAGAAGTATCAGGATTTAGGAGTTATAGTCCCAACATCCAAAATGAATCAGGTATATTTTAGATAGCTTAATatataggccaaaaatgctactACCAAATAGATGGAGTTATGTATAATAATCATTGTATTGACTGCTTCAAAACactgaatttggtactcaatgcattttgaccccaaaatataatataatggaat harbors:
- the LANCL2 gene encoding lanC-like protein 2 isoform X3 encodes the protein MEEGLKTADPHDCSAYTGWTGIALLYLQLYRVTKEPIHLQRSLDYVKRILRNLNGRRVTFLCGDAGPLAVGAVVYHKMKNDSESKECVTKLLQLQRIVLASDSDLPDELLYGRSGYLYALLYLNTEIDPETVPQSVIKEVVESIIESGKNFSREERKTERCPLLYQWHRKQYVGAAHGVAGIYYMLMQPAANVERETLMELLKPSIDYVRHKKFRSGNYPSSLSNETDRLVHWCHGAPGAIHMLMQAYKIFKEDKYLKDAMECSDIIWQRGLLRKGYGICHGTAGNGYSFLSLYHLTQDKKYLYRACKFAEWCLDYGAHGCRIPDRPYSLFEGMAGTIHFLSDILVPEKSRFPAFELSPQMKENKEERNS